A window from Lagopus muta isolate bLagMut1 chromosome 5, bLagMut1 primary, whole genome shotgun sequence encodes these proteins:
- the GPR52 gene encoding G-protein coupled receptor 52, which translates to MNRSRWVEWRTLNMSGSVVNLSEHLSCPLGFGHYNAVDICILETVVIVLLTFLIIAGNLTVIFVFHCAPLLHHYTTSYFIQTMAYADLFVGVSCLVPTLSLLHYSTGVHESLTCQVFGYIISVLKSVSMACLACISVDRYLAITKPLSYNQLVTPCRLRICIILIWIYSCLIFLPSFFGWGKPGYHGDIFEWCATSWLTNAYFTGFIVCLLYAPAAFVICFTYFHIFKICRQHTKEINDRRARFPSHEVDAAGETGHSPDRRYAMVLFRITSVFYMLWLPYIIYFLLESSRVLENPALSFLTTWLAISNSFCNCVIYSLSNSVFRLGLRRLSETMCSSCTCLKDRDVQDPKPRKRANSCSI; encoded by the coding sequence ATGAACCGGTCGCGATGGGTTGAATGGAGGACTCTGAATATGAGCGGTAGCGTGGTGAACCTGTCTGAGCACCTCTCTTGCCCTCTGGGATTTGGTCACTACAACGCAGTCGACATCTGTATCCTCGAGACAGTTGTTATCGTCCTGCTCACCTTCCTGATCATTGCGGGTAACCTGACTGTTATCTTCGTTTTCCACTGCGCCCCGCTTCTGCACCATTACACCACCAGCTATTTCATTCAGACCATGGCCTACGCCGACCTTTTTGTTGGAGTTAGCTGCTTGGTCCCCACGCTGTCCCTGCTTCACTACTCAACAGGCGTCCACGAGTCCCTGACGTGCCAAGTTTTCGGATACATCATCTCCGTGCTGAAAAGTGTGTCCATGGCATGTCTGGCTTGCATCAGCGTGGATCGCTATCTCGCTATAACAAAGCCTCTCTCCTACAATCAACTGGTCACACCTTGTCGCTTGAGAATCTGCATCATTTTGATTTGGATATACTCTTGCCTGATCTTCTTGCCTTCGTTTTTCGGCTGGGGAAAACCTGGTTACCACGGAGATATTTTTGAGTGGTGTGCTACCTCCTGGCTAACTAATGCCTACTTCACTGGCTTTATCGTCTGCTTACTGTACGCTCCTGCTGCCTTTGTCATCTGTTTCACGTACTTCCACATCTTCAAGATCTGCCGGCAGCACACCAAAGAGATCAACGATCGGAGGGCTCGGTTTCCCAGCCACGAAGTGGACGCTGCTGGGGAGACGGGGCACAGCCCTGACCGCCGCTACGCCATGGTGTTGTTTCGGATCACCAGTGTGTTCTACATGCTGTGGCTTCCCTATATCATATACTTCCTGCTGGAGAGCTCTAGGGTGTTGGAGAACCCCGCGCTTTCCTTCTTAACAACGTGGCTTGCTATAAGCAATAGTTTCTGCAACTGTGTGATCTATAGCCTCTCCAACAGTGTTTTTAGGCTGGGACTACGGAGACTGTCAGAGACCATGTGTTCATCTTGCACGTGTTTAAAGGACAGGGATGTACAGGACCCTAAACCAAGGAAACGGGCTAATTCCTGCTCCATTTAA